CGGCCACCGAAGACTTCGGTGAGCGCCTCCACCTTCCACGCCATCGCGAACCCGTACCGCAGTGCGGCGAACAGGAAGGGCATCACAGAGGGCAGGTACACCGACTTGATGACGTCCCCGCGCCCGCGGCCGTAGACCGTGCTCATGTCGATCAGTCGGCGGTCGACCTCTTCGACACCCTGGGCGACGTTGAGGGCGACGTAGGGCAGTGCGACGAACGACACGACCACGATGGGCCCGATGGCTCCGATGCCGAACAGGATCAGCGCGAACACCGCGAAGGCGAGCCCGGGTACGTTGCCCAACACCAGAAGTGGCTGTTGCCAGAAGTACTTCTGGTATCGGATGCGGCCCATCAGCAGGCCCAGAGGGACGCCGAAGAGAGTGCCGATGGCGAAGCCGAGCGCGATCTTGACAATGCTGGAACCGAATTGAACGAACGCGGTCCCGTCGGCGGCGAGATGCCACATCTCGGCGCCGACCGTCCACGGCGCCGGCAGCACGTACTCGGTGAACACCACGAGCGAACAGAATGCCCAGATCGCCAGGAGGAGGGCGTAACCGACGAAGTGAAGTCCCAGCCGCCGTGCCGACGCGGCCACTGCGCTGGCGGGCGCAGCCCCCGTTTCCGGGGGTGCGCCGTCCACGTCAGCGGTTCGATTGGTGGTGACCGTCACGACTGTCCGCTCTTTTCAGACGGGCGGAACTTCGGCATGGCCTGGTCCTGCGCCATGAAGCCGGTCTCCTTGAGGAAGGGGAAGACCTTCCCCTCGTTGTCGGCCCAGGCCTGGTCGAACCGCACGTCCCGAACGAACCAGTCGTGGTCGGCGATGTAGTCCTGCACGAACGAGATGTCCTCGGGGGCCTCCACCGCGAAGTGCTGCGGGTAGGTCTCGATGATCTGGGCCTTGTTGGCCTCCCACTCCGACAGACCGCGCTGCCAGACGTCGAGGAAGAACTCGACCTGCTCCGGGTTCTCCTGGGCCCACTCGTTGCCGGCCAGGAAGACGTTGATCATCGGACCCTCGTGGCCCTCGACCACCAGATCGGAATACATGTCCGCGGCGGATCGGCCGTCGTAGAGCACCTTGAGTTCACCGCTGCGCAAGCCCGGCGCGGCGAATTCGGGCAGACACACGCACGCGGCCACCTCACCCTTGGTCACGAGGTCGGCCTGCTGCTGGGGATCAGAGACGATCAGGTTGTAATCGCCACCGCCGGTGCGGAAGTCGGCGCCGTCCATCTTCTTGGCGTAGGCGCCCCACAGCAGTGTCGCCGACACGGCCGTATAGACCGAGACGTCCTCGCTCTTGAGGTCCGCCAGAGTCTGCGCAGGATTGTCGGCCTTGGTGATGATGACGCTGCGGTCGAGGTTGTACTTGCCGATGATGAGCGTGTCGCGGCCGGTCTCCTCTTCGATGACCGGCACCTCGTAGGAGGCCGACGAGACGATGTCGGCGTGCCCGCCGGCGAACACCCCGAATTCGTCCCAGGTCGACGAGGCCTCGATGTTGATGCCGGACTCGGCCTCCATCTCGTCGAGGATTCCCTGATCGGTGATGTAGTCCCACACCGGATCCGGCGCGAAGGTGAACCGGATGGTCCCGCCATCGCCGCCGCCCGCGTTGGAATCGGGCCGGGAGACGCACCCGGACATCGCGAGCGCTGTCGTGGCGGCAAGCGCCACAGCCGTGATTCGGCGTCCCAGTACTTTCACGATTGTGTTCCCTTCACTCGACCGCCCCTGGGCATCGTTGCCGAGGGCGCGGGGTCTTGCTGAGCGCGATCGTGGTAGCTGATGAGGTCGTCACCACCGGTCGCGGACGGATGTTCCAACAGGTAAGACAGGATGTAATCGTGCGAGGTGGCCAGATGCTCCCGAGTGAGCTGGGCCGCCAACGCCGGATCGCCGCTTTCGACCGCACTCAAGATCGCGGCGTGCTCGGCGTGCAGATGCTCGGTCTGGCCGATGACCTCCAGATGCATGTACAGGTACCGGTCGGTGAGCCGGCGTAGCTGCTCGACGAGGTCGATCATGCGGGGACGCCCGGCCCGCTTGTAGATCGCCGCATGGAAGTCCGCGTTGGCCGCCAACCAGATCGGGGCTTCGCTGCTGGACTCCATGACCGTCATCTGCTTGCGCATCATCAGGATGTCGGCCCGACCGACCTTCGGAACCGCGATCTGTGTGGCCAGCGGCTCGACCGCTTCCCGAAGTTCGTAGAGCTCTTGCAGCTCAGGGATCGACATCCCGATGACGACGGCGGTGGCGTTCGAGATGGGGTGCATCAAGCCCTCGCCGGCGAGCACCTGCAAAGCATCGCGAACCGGGATGCGGCTCACGCCGAACCGCTCCGCGAGGCTCAGCTGCGACAGCCGCGAGCCGGGCGCGATCTGCCCGTGCAGGATCTCGGTCCGCAGTTCAGCCGCGATGCGACCGGCAGCACTTGTGTATGCCATCTCAACTCCTTGTCTACCAACTGGAGGAAATGTATACATCAAAATTTGTGTTGTCAATCACCCCGGCGCGGACGTAGCGACAGGGGTCACAGCGGCGCATGGCCGCGAGTTCGTCAGAGGTGTGCCGGCGGATCGTTCGATCCGCCGGCACCATTGCGAAAACGCTGCGCCCCCCGATCGTGGCGGGGAGCGCAGCGTCGTGTCAGCTCATCGCGGGGCGGCTCACGTCAGGTTCAGCCACCGTAATGCGTTGGTGCGCAGAACCTCCTGGTCGAGGCCGAGCGCGGTGGCCGAGCGCACCGGATGCGCGTCGGCCATGTCGAACGGGTAGTCGGAGCCCAGGGTGATCCGTTCGGGGTGAACGGTCTTGCACAGCAGTTCGCCCGCCTCGACCGAATGGGCCAACGAATCGGCGTAGACGTGATTGCGGAACGTCTCACTCGGCGGTCTGGTGCTGTCGGCGGATACATCCCCCCGCATGTGCCAGCCGTGATCCCATCGGCCGAGCAATGCGGGCGCCACCCCGGCGCCGTGCACGAACGCGATGCGCAGAGCCGGTGTGCGGTCGAAGGTTCCACCCAGCAGTATCGAGGCGATCGCGGTCGCCGATTCCACCGGGTTGCCGATCAGGTTCTGTAGATAGTGGTGGTTGAACCCGGGCCGCGGCTGCTGGGTCGGGTGAACCAGCACCGCCAGCCCGGCGTCCGCGCAACTGTCCAGTACGTGGCTCAGTTCGGGGTCGCCCAGTGTCAGCGAGCCGACGACCGGGGGAACCGCGACACCGCGAACACCTTCTGCGACAAGCCGTTTGACTTCCTCGACGGTGGCACTGCGGTCCTGAACGGGCAGCACTCCGATGGGTATCAGTCGGTCCGGGTGCTTCTCACACATGCGCATCAGGCCCTCGTTGACCCGGCGGGCATAGTCGCCGGCGGCGTCGGGTTCCGCCGTGACCGCGAACGCATACGGCGGCGCGGAGACCACCCGCACGGCAATGTCCTCGGCATCCATGTCCGCCAGGATCCGCGGCACACCGGATATCTGATCACGCGTGACGGCGATGGGGAACTCGCCGAGGTACAGTTCCCCGTCGCGTTCGGTCAGAGACCGCACACCGTCGACGGCCGGTATGTCGTAACAGTCTTCCGGCAACAGATGCGCGTGGATGTCGATGTGGCCCGGCGCCAACGCGGCCGTTGAATTCCAGTTGTTCATAGTCTCTTTCGCATGGGTAGGTAACGCGGCTGGGCCACGCGGGGTCAGTTGAGGCGCGAAGT
Above is a window of Mycolicibacterium baixiangningiae DNA encoding:
- a CDS encoding ABC transporter permease; translation: MTVTTNRTADVDGAPPETGAAPASAVAASARRLGLHFVGYALLLAIWAFCSLVVFTEYVLPAPWTVGAEMWHLAADGTAFVQFGSSIVKIALGFAIGTLFGVPLGLLMGRIRYQKYFWQQPLLVLGNVPGLAFAVFALILFGIGAIGPIVVVSFVALPYVALNVAQGVEEVDRRLIDMSTVYGRGRGDVIKSVYLPSVMPFLFAALRYGFAMAWKVEALTEVFGGRSGIGFMIRQSFQEFSVAGVLAWTGFFVLFILLIERVILAHLEQRFFAWRGGR
- a CDS encoding ABC transporter substrate-binding protein, with product MKVLGRRITAVALAATTALAMSGCVSRPDSNAGGGDGGTIRFTFAPDPVWDYITDQGILDEMEAESGINIEASSTWDEFGVFAGGHADIVSSASYEVPVIEEETGRDTLIIGKYNLDRSVIITKADNPAQTLADLKSEDVSVYTAVSATLLWGAYAKKMDGADFRTGGGDYNLIVSDPQQQADLVTKGEVAACVCLPEFAAPGLRSGELKVLYDGRSAADMYSDLVVEGHEGPMINVFLAGNEWAQENPEQVEFFLDVWQRGLSEWEANKAQIIETYPQHFAVEAPEDISFVQDYIADHDWFVRDVRFDQAWADNEGKVFPFLKETGFMAQDQAMPKFRPSEKSGQS
- a CDS encoding GntR family transcriptional regulator, which gives rise to MAYTSAAGRIAAELRTEILHGQIAPGSRLSQLSLAERFGVSRIPVRDALQVLAGEGLMHPISNATAVVIGMSIPELQELYELREAVEPLATQIAVPKVGRADILMMRKQMTVMESSSEAPIWLAANADFHAAIYKRAGRPRMIDLVEQLRRLTDRYLYMHLEVIGQTEHLHAEHAAILSAVESGDPALAAQLTREHLATSHDYILSYLLEHPSATGGDDLISYHDRAQQDPAPSATMPRGGRVKGTQS
- a CDS encoding amidohydrolase family protein, whose amino-acid sequence is MNNWNSTAALAPGHIDIHAHLLPEDCYDIPAVDGVRSLTERDGELYLGEFPIAVTRDQISGVPRILADMDAEDIAVRVVSAPPYAFAVTAEPDAAGDYARRVNEGLMRMCEKHPDRLIPIGVLPVQDRSATVEEVKRLVAEGVRGVAVPPVVGSLTLGDPELSHVLDSCADAGLAVLVHPTQQPRPGFNHHYLQNLIGNPVESATAIASILLGGTFDRTPALRIAFVHGAGVAPALLGRWDHGWHMRGDVSADSTRPPSETFRNHVYADSLAHSVEAGELLCKTVHPERITLGSDYPFDMADAHPVRSATALGLDQEVLRTNALRWLNLT